The Candidatus Edwardsbacteria bacterium genome has a segment encoding these proteins:
- a CDS encoding TetR/AcrR family transcriptional regulator → MKENDQGKLPRKERERLARRTEILHAARVIFAEKGLHETTLDEIAEKAELAKGTLYGYFENKEDLFFSVLEETIHNLEKVIKETSGSGLPPPEKISIMIKTILRLFEENVDLMQLMTRNQPGVLMHKMQEKMKVHFRSLILSVSGVLQEGIQQGFFDKIDTEKAAAAFFNLIHGNAMNSFWHQQKINNKEDLKFLVNFYLSGITKYDTKGTK, encoded by the coding sequence ATGAAAGAGAATGACCAGGGAAAACTACCGCGCAAGGAACGGGAAAGACTTGCCCGCCGGACGGAGATCCTTCATGCCGCCCGGGTGATATTCGCTGAAAAGGGGCTTCACGAAACCACCTTGGACGAGATCGCCGAGAAGGCGGAGCTGGCCAAGGGCACCTTATACGGCTATTTTGAGAACAAGGAGGATCTTTTCTTTTCGGTTCTGGAGGAGACAATTCACAACTTAGAAAAGGTCATCAAGGAAACCAGCGGCAGCGGCCTTCCTCCGCCCGAGAAAATATCCATAATGATAAAAACCATACTGCGGCTGTTCGAGGAGAATGTAGACCTGATGCAGTTGATGACCCGTAATCAACCCGGGGTGCTGATGCATAAAATGCAGGAAAAAATGAAGGTTCATTTCAGGAGTCTGATATTATCGGTTTCCGGGGTGCTTCAGGAAGGCATCCAACAGGGATTTTTTGATAAGATAGACACCGAAAAGGCCGCCGCCGCGTTTTTTAATCTGATACACGGGAATGCGATGAACTCCTTCTGGCATCAACAGAAAATAAATAATAAAGAAGATTTAAAATTTCTGGTTAATTTCTATTTAAGCGGCATAACCAAATATGATACCAAAGGAACTAAATAA